In the Podospora pseudocomata strain CBS 415.72m chromosome 5, whole genome shotgun sequence genome, one interval contains:
- a CDS encoding hypothetical protein (COG:K; EggNog:ENOG503Q3KA): MASRLPAFALFPLTAWRDQLPADEWAACLDAWVALIDSHLSLSDADFNSASVKDESLPSFLTSFTQETAQNGVGILGPSPAAKRLLRGTYQLITKLLQSSASPSSLAQWDFLSDVSTVYGKKKTTILLDTLSEASRSYLETSLAGLKKFLIKNLDAGLSGGDLNGIQSRLEQVNNLIHASPFVAEYFLAGSDFLDGLISCYKITNPPLRRSLISTLYVCLIGLADAQKVGPLTDHLYSLKSAADTHKSGPLNVNDSLVAELVTSTPLLTQLSRKLDPNVSTRTTTVISSLAAFKKPTSSTLFPPKPKRLIKRKIDKGKSLALPEGQHQEIHIHRLSSISQVQDLFPELGSGFISKLLDEYHDSTEQVIAHLLDNSLPPHLASLDRSEDLSPVKPPTIRRHSSLIPRPTPPISPILPPARDDDDEDLALLTGTLHLGKKPGTADSLLRDKSTAPAKAAILSALAAFDSDDDERDDTYDAADVGGTVDTSLGDEILPDGAEAHLFRTYQANPKLFARDKESRQHAERIRLRAETGMSDEQVEGWAVMLQRDVNLQKRLQKRYGEWSGEQVEIQRTGWVAGEEDTDGDGPSRGGFRDNRGRGGNRGRGGRGGGGRGGAQQSGESGPQDDAARRRKEANKGSRANHNRRDQRAKKMARGGFAG; the protein is encoded by the coding sequence ATGGCCTCACGACTTCCAGCTTTTGCACTCTTTCCTCTCACCGCTTGGCGTGACCAGCTACCGGCTGATGAGTGGGCTGCTTGTCTCGATGCCTGGGTAGCGCTCATTGATAGCCACTTGTCCCTTTCAGATGCCGACTTCAACTCAGCTTCAGTTAAAGATGAGAGTTTACCAAGCTTCCTGACATCTTTTACACAGGAAACGGCACAAAATGGAGTTGGGATTCTTGGACCATCGCCTGCAGCTAAGAGACTCCTCAGGGGCACCTATCAGCTCATCACGAAACTGCTTCAgtcatcagcatcaccaagcagCTTGGCGCAATGGGATTTCTTGTCGGATGTTAGCACGGTGTatggaaagaagaaaaccacTATCCTTCTTGATACTCTATCGGAAGCTTCACGGTCTTATCTGGAAACATCACTCGCCGGTCTGAAAAAGTTCCTCATCAAGAATCTCGATGCCGGCCTAAGTGGCGGGGACCTCAACGGCATCCAATCCCGCCTCGAACAagtcaacaacctcatccacGCCTCCCCATTTGTGGCCGAGTATTTCCTCGCAGGAAGTGACTTCCTCGACGGTCTCATATCCTGCTATAAGATTACCAACCCACCGCTCCGCCGCTCACTCATCTCAACCCTTTACGTCTGCCTCATCGGCCTCGCCGACGCCCAAAAAGTCGGCCCCCTAACCGACCACCTCTACTCCCTTAAATCCGCCGCCGACACTCACAAATCTGGCCCTTTGAACGTGAACGACTCCCTCGTCGCCGAGTTGgtcacctccacccctttACTCACACAACTCTCCCGGAAGCTCGATCCCAATGTCTCAACCCGCACCACAACcgtcatctcctccctcgccgccttcaaaaagcccacctcctccactttgttcccccccaaaccaaaacgCCTCATCAAGCGCAAAATCGACAAAGGCAAATCCCTCGCCTTACCCGAaggccaacaccaagaaatCCACATCCACCGGctatcctccatctcccaagTCCAGGACCTCTTCCCAGAACTCGGCTCAGGTTTCATTTCCAAACTCCTAGACGAGTACCACGACTCAACAGAACAAGTCATCGCCCACCTACTCgacaactccctccccccccacctcgcctccctcgaCCGCTCAGAGGATTTATCTCCCGTCAAACCCCCCACTATCCGCCGacactcctccctcatcccccgccccaccccccccatctcccccattCTCCCCCCTGCCcgagacgacgatgacgaagaccTCGCCCTCCTAACCGGCACGCTTCACCTCGGCAAAAAACCCGGTACCGCCGACTCCCTCCTGAGAGATAaatccaccgcccccgccaaagcagccatcctctccgccctcgccgccttcgactcagacgacgacgaacgCGACGACACCTACGACGCCGCAGACGTAGGGGGGACTGTGGACACCTCCCTCGGGGACGAGATCCTCCCCGACGGGGCGGAGGCCCACCTCTTCCGCACTTACCAGGCCAACCCCAAGCTCTTCGCCCGGGACAAGGAATCGAGGCAGCACGCCGAGAGGATCAGGCTCAGGGCCGAGACGGGCATGAGCGATGAGCAGGTTGAGGGGTGGGCGGTGATGCTGCAGCGGGATGTGAACCTGCAGAAGAGGCTGCAGAAGAGGTATGGCGAGTGGAGTGGTGAGCAGGTTGAGATCCAGAGGACGGGGTGGGttgcgggagaggaggatacggatggtgatgggccTTCGAGAGGTGGGTTTAGGGACAATAGGGGACGTGGTGGAAacaggggaagaggtggacgtggtggtggtggaaggggtggtgctCAGCAATCTGGAGAGTCGGGACCCCAAGATGATGCCGCCAGACggagaaaagaagccaacaAGGGCAGCCGAGCCAACCACAACAGACGTGATCAACGGGCGAAAAAGATGGCcaggggtggttttgctggtTAA
- a CDS encoding hypothetical protein (EggNog:ENOG503Q4VX), whose protein sequence is MDSTSHIHIQSWVAPTFAKLQGCGKAENSCHRAALSTKRVFEKSKSVATNKPRQNDTTTSWYSNSIRHLETTGIMTVCKYFQQGNCRFGNNCRFEHPRDGGSSQSPFGGGGNRFSALSGGQQGAFGGSKQPDQPVYAGLNEEAIRKDLQNELPQWIFSCYGPGKDAPDNLFGGYPREQQPEELRIHFMKGQAAGEAEAAMNEIMQLHQVARQQIEHTLSNVPAAIQHVHDGINRHPNRHDICKQGTVGNTGTAFGQPAPNAFQSSQPASNPFGATAQPAAGGFGQPAALGQKPNPFGAPAFGQPAQPAATPSPFGQPAAPSAFGQPAALGASNPFGKPASSGFGQPSALGGGNKVFGQAAAPAFGQSGFGQTTQAPSAFGQPAALGATPSPFAAATAAANTAQQNPSPFGQPVQNPSPFGAPAPPAANGFGQPAATPSPFGAPAAAPASNPFGAASQPAQNTPSPFGQPAAPAANPFGQPAPAAAAPSPFGAPAAPTATPSPFGAPAATTAAPSAFGQPATAPAPSPFGGTTATAPQPTPQQGVGPYGPSATRSHPPLSSYASKNPDNTLGMFKGRPVMYEVVKSQGEKPIPVIRGFDGSIQKIWNPNGAPNYTAETEAEPEKYNDPTVQRQWMMFVETGRFENGIMPEVPPKREFCVWDF, encoded by the exons ATGGACAGCACCAgccacatccacatccagTCTTGGGTGGCTCCAACCTTCGCCAAGCTGCAAGGCTGCGGGAAGGCTGAGAATTCATGCCACCGCGCCGCTCTCTCAACCAAACGCGTTTTTGAGAAGAGCAAGTCAGTTGCGACCAACAAACCACGACAAAACGACACAACCACGTCATGGTACAGCAATAGTATCCGACACCTTGAAACAACCGGCATCATGACAGTTTGCAAATACTTTCAGCAGGGAAACTGCCGCTTTGGAA ATAACTGCAGGTTTGAGCATCCAAGAGACGGGGGTTCGTCTCAGTCACCgtttggcggcggtgggaACAGATTCAGCGCCCTTTCTGGAGGACAGCAGGGCGCATTTGGAGGGTCTAAACAGCCAG ATCAACCCGTGTACGCCGGCCTGAACGAGGAAGCGATTCGAAAAGACCTTCAGAACGAACTACCACAATGGATATTCTCCTGCTACGGCCCGGGCAAAGATGCGCCAGACAACCTGTTCGGCGGCTACCCCCGTGAGCAGCAACCAGAGGAGCTCAGGATACATTTCATGAAAGGTCAGGCAGCGGGGGAGGCAGAAGCAGCC ATGAACGAGATTATGCAACTGCATCAAGTAGCACGACAACAAATCGAACACACGCTGAGCAACGTACCCGCCGCTATCCAGCACGTTCATGACGGGATCAACAGACATCCAAATCGTCACGACATATGCAAACAAGGAACAGTGGGCAACACTGGAACAGCGTTCGGACAGCCAGCGCCAAATGCTTTCCAGAGCTCACAGCCTGCCTCGAATCCCTTTGGTGCTACCGCTCAACCCGCTGCTGGAGGTTTTGGTCAGCCAGCTGCGTTGGGTCAGAAGCCCAACCCATTCGGTGCGCCAGCCTTTGGACAGCCAGCCCAACCAGCCGCTACCCCATCACCCTTTGGGCAACCAGCTGCACCGTCGGCCTTTGGACAGCCAGCCGCCCTGGGAGCAAGCAATCCTTTTGGGAAGCCAGCATCAAGCGGTTTTGGCCAGCCCAGCGCCCTAGGGGGTGGCAACAAGGTCTTTGGCCAAGCCGCAGCACCGGCATTTGGCCAGTCAGGATTTGGGCAGACAACACAGGCACCAAGCGCTTTTGGTCAACCAGCTGCCTTGGGCGCCACGCCAAGCCcatttgctgctgccactgcCGCCGCGAACACCGCCCAACAGAATCCCAGTCCATTTGGGCAGCCAGTGCAAAACCCATCACCTTTTGGGGCACCGGCACCCCCTGCTGCCAATGGCTTTGGCCAGCCCGCCGCAACCCCAAGTCCATTCGGAGCTCCAGCAGCGGCTCCAGCATCGAACCCCTTCGGGGcagcttctcagccagcaCAAAACACACCATCTCCGTTCGGGCAACCAGCAGCCCCTGCCGCCAACCCTTTCGGACAACCAGCTCCAGCGGCGGCTGCTCCCTCACCATTTGGAGCACCCGCCGCTCCAACGGCTACTCCCTCGCCATTCGGAGCTCCTGCCGCCACGACTGCTGCCCCGAGTGCGTTTGGCCAGCCCGCTACTGCACCAGCACCCAGCCCCTTTGGCGGAACCACCGCTACGGCCCCTCAGCCTACTCCGCAGCAAGGGGTGGGACCATATGGCCCTAGCGCCACTCGCAGCCACCCCCCTTTGTCGTCATATGCCTCAAAGAACCCCGACAACACCCTTGGGATGTTCAAAGGCAGACCCGTCATGTATGAAGTGGTCAAAAGCCAGGGGGAGAAGCCTATTCCGGTTATCAGGGGGTTTGACGGGTCGATTCAGAAGATTTGGAATCCGAATGGTGCGCCGAATTACACGGCTGAGACGGAGGCCGAGCCAGAAAAGTACAATGATCCAACGGTGCAACGTCAATGGATGATGTTTGTAGAGACGGGAAGGTTTGAGAATGGGATCATGCCGGAGGTACCGCCAAAGAGGGAGTTTTGTGTTTGGGATTTCTAA
- a CDS encoding hypothetical protein (EggNog:ENOG503PWQX) produces MDANNPLSDREKALENEYIRKKEIQMAKERAAKKQAGSGRRSPIAQGSQDVNKDK; encoded by the exons ATGGATGCCAATAATCCCCTGTCAGACCGCGAGAAGGCGCTGGAGAACGAGTACATTCGCAAGAAGGA GATTCAGATGGCCAAAGAGAGAGCCGCTAAAAAACAAGCTGGTTCTGGGCGTCGCAGTCCCATCGCACAAGGGTCGCAAGATGTAAATAAGGACAAATAA
- a CDS encoding hypothetical protein (EggNog:ENOG503PN94), with protein sequence MISQYFIPQFLLPRHTTPSPSTKPPDPSSTEYCDLKALGLLPPEYPIPDGGPTVSRTIWSFLAFSTVFLFLRIYCKKWRSRGLWWDDYVLIFSWLMFIACAVICQLVINLGFGRYPCDIPPSHHPTIAFVGATLGSCITILTIVWSKTSFAITILRLSPSGSVLRNIAWFVLVSMNALMIVQAVVVWVKCNPISKNWDLSNEGTCWDVHATNYYGVFCGVYSGVCDIVLALLPWRLVWGLQMRKKEKLGVVVGMSMGVVAGVWAFIKSSKLVLLGSKNFTYEGCLLLIWTSAEIGTTIMASCIPVLRVLFKELHDNHVEKQNSKETADSMNSQQPLSWPSSRAHSAV encoded by the exons ATGATTTCCCAGTACTTCATCCCAcagttcctcctcccacgacacaccacccccagcccctcaaccaagcccccagacccctcctcaaccgaATACTGCGACCTCAAAGCCCTCGGTCTCCTCCCTCCAGAATACCCCATCCCCGACGGCGGCCCCACCGTCTCCCGCACCATCTggtccttcctcgccttctcaacCGTATTCCTGTTCCTCCGCATCTACTGCAAGAAATGGCGCTCCCGCGGCCTCTGGTGGGACGACTACGTCCTCATATTCAGCTGGCTCATGTTCATAGCTTGCGCCGTCATCTGCCAACTAGTCATCAACCTCGGCTTCGGCCGCTACCCCTGTgacatccccccctcccaccaccccaccatcgcCTTCGTGGGCGCCACTCTTGGGTCTtgcatcaccatcctcaccattgTGTGGTCCAAGACGTCATTCGCCATAACCATCCTCCGATTGTCACCTTCTGGTAGCGTCCTTCGGAACATTGCTTGGTTTGTGCTGGTTAGTATGAACGCGCTCATGATTGTCCAGGCGGTGGTCGTCTGGGTGAAGTGTAACCCAATCAGTAAGAACTGGGATCTTAGTAATGAGGGAACCTGCTGGGATGTGCATGCCACGAATTACTATGGGGTTTTCTGCGGGGTGTACAGCGGGGTGTGTGATATTGTGCTGGCGCTGTTGCCGTGGAGGTTGGTCTGGGGGTTgcagatgaggaagaaggagaagttaggtgttgtggtggggaTGAGTATGGGGGTTGT GGCTGGAGTCTGGGCTTTTATTAAGTCGTCCaagttggtgttgttggggtcgaAGAACTTTACCT ACGAGGGCTGCCTCCTGTTGATCTGGACGTCGGCTGAGATAGGAACAACCATCATGGCGAGCTGCATTCCTGTGTTGCGAGTGTTATTCAAGGAGCTGCACGATAATCATGTCGAGAAGCAGAACAGTAAGGAGACTGCAGACTCGATGAATTCCCAGCAGCCATTGTCGTGGCCATCTTCACGAGCACACTCGGCAGTATGa
- a CDS encoding hypothetical protein (EggNog:ENOG503P1A7; COG:M): protein MDSPEGEFDGNDFANNLFSDLAPLLTLFGEQVTKQFLSMSVGWADNVLLAMGPLGILTIVVSAIRVAGETVPNLKALIGRAREDRASVEVELLSSTSREVCELWTGTQIVRVRGQPLISQPFIMTDTGNVYPLWNDVAQGTFEVNFMAKDWDRETSLLAKVPPNLGLNISGAIPSNREMWMWAALGTVLQLASLVVSGTVTYRWNLAQVEVPTTTYGYPCYLVGSLLLTLGVLLCGHIVEAVSKERTFRCKAKMRKRVRIFRIQLAATVNDQHFDSYLIFNSPENPDVYASFYQGMKKNTRYYAIAGSALSFMGFITQFIGLRGLHWSAAVIQLAATLVMTVFRAYVRRGLAKGLPAVLVNTDLDPALTLAVNVAKWHTLESSIERYARKKLTGLNCESLESLGIITGGCKLWYQSGRVTGNIAVRHEVLLPKSTPPTGRQLPHLSTSIRIEGKSPGGAATEQGTEVHALLTMWENASFLHREQSAASSQAQILEDAIWKIMAYLEESGRDPTPLISWKKTSPFLKRASQSAECGRLIWGVDCLGYRSPKDGNGCEPLEATASHVYSTEIPLAVDYPTTKMRDILEALLSISSCGSQPFRMARIIGTQLVPSDNPVQGNLARWLGSRSRAGNMNGIADENDYGMGWGLCWGMYLSPLAKSHNNGNDGDTKARTLTNDDSGEERIIIVPWPKASTGLESYAQELFSLFLLAIAEHIEKVNGVTENLDIDTSPASKEQDGYMYEYQNTWQDVETPPRSLENSVFEGLVDIAVETGICTTRKAARILIIPAFAWHGLLPEVDSTSTVENKNEASENLGPVRSGLMSRQGAGWDAAYSVETDSQQEAGQTR, encoded by the exons CATCCGTGTAGCGGGTGAGACCGTACCAAACCTCAAGGCGCTCATCGGCAGAGCAAGGGAGGACAGGGCCAGCGTTGAAGTTGAGTTACTCTCTTCAACATCTAGGGAGGTTTGCGAACTGTGGACAGGAACCCAAATCGTTCGAGTACGCGGACAACCCCTCATATCTCAGCCGTTCATCATGACCGACACGGGTAACGTCTATCCCCTGTGGAATGATGTGGCGCAGGGGACTTTTGAGGTCAACTTCATGGCGAAAGACTGGGATCGCGAAACCAGCTTGTTGGCAAAAGTGCCGCCCAACCTTGGCTTAAATATCAGCGGTGCTATCCCTTCGAACCGTGAAATGTGGATGTGGGCTGCTCTGGGAACTGTCCTGCAACTAGCCTCCCTGGTTGTGAGCGGGACTGTTACTTATCGTTGGAACTTGGCCCAGGTCGAagttcccaccaccacatacGGATATCCCTGCTATCTTGTGGGCAGTCTGCTTTTGACTCTCGGGGTTCTCCTGTGCGGACATATAGTTGAGGCTGTCAGTAAAGAAAGAACTTTCAGATGTAAGGCAAAAATGCGAAAGAGAGTGCGCATTTTTCGCATTCAACTGGCCGCCACCGTGAACGACCAGCACTTTGACAGTTATCTTATCTTCAACTCCCCCGAGAATCCTGACGTCTATGCATCATTCTATCAGGGCATGAAGAAGAATACTCG ATATTATGCAATTGCAGGATCAGCGCTGTCATTCATGGGCTTTATCACACAATTTATTGGATTGAGGGGATTGCATTGGTCAGCTGCCGTTATCCAGCTTGCCGCCACGCTCGTCATGACGGTTTTCAGGGCCTACGTTCGACGAGGCCTTGCCAAGGGCCTCCCTGCTGTCCTGGTAAATACAGATCTGGACCCTGCGCTCACCCTGGCGGTGAACGTTGCTAAATGGCATACTTTGGAAAGTTCGATAGAAAGGTACGCCAGGAAAAAGCTGACGGGCTTGAACTGTGAGTCTCTCGAATCTCTCGGCATCATAACCGGCGGTTGCAAGCTTTGGTATCAAAGTGGGCGTGTTACAGGAAATATAGCTGTGCGTCACGAAGTCCTCCTTCCAAAGTCAACACCGCCAACCGGTCGACAACTGCCTCACCTGTCTACATCCATAAGAATTGAGGGGAAGTCACCGGGGGGTGCTGCAACGGAACAGGGCACAGAAGTTCATGCACTCCTGACCATGTGGGAAAACGCGTCATTTCTCCACAGGGAACAGTCTGCTGCATCGTCGCAAGCTCAAATTTTGGAGGATGCAATCTGGAAAATCATGGCATATTTGGAAGAGTCGGGGAGGGATCCAACACCACTGATCAGTTGGAAGAAAACTTCCCCATTTCTTAAAAGGGCCTCCCAATCTGCAGAGTGTGGTCGATTGATATGGGGAGTGGACTGCTTAGGGTACCGATCACCAAAGGATGGAAATGGCTGCGAACCTCTCGAGGCCACAGCATCCCACGTTTATTCAACAGAAATTCCCTTGGCAGTTGACTACCCCACGACAAAGATGCGGGATATTCTTGAAGCTCTTCTTTCAATCTCTTCCTGTGGCAGTCAGCCCTTCAGAATGGCTAGAATCATTGGGACGCAACTAGTACCCTCCGACAATCCGGTGCAGGGTAATCTAGCCCGGTGGCTTGGAAGTAGGTCGAGGGCTGGAAATATGAATGGGATCGCTGACGAAAACGACTATGGAATGGGCTGGGGACTCTGCTGGGGAATGTATCTGTCACCCTTGGCCAAGTCACA CAACAATGGAAACGACGGGGACACCAAGGCTAGGACGCTCACGAACGATGATTCTGGTGAAGAGAGAATCATAATTGTCCCTTGGCCAAAGGCCTCCACCGGTCTTGAAAGCTATGCTCAAGAgcttttttcccttttcctcttAGCGATAGCAGAACATATCGAGAAGGTGAATGGCGTTACTGAAAACCTTGATATTGATACATCCCCGGCTAGCAAGGAGCAAGATGGCTACATGTACGAATATCAGAATACATGGCAGGACGTGGAAACTCCTCCCAGGTCACTGGAGAACTCTGTGTTTGAAGGCTTGGTAGACATTGCTGTCGAAACAGGTATTTGCACAACCAGGAAGGCAGCCCGGATTCTTATCATTCCAGCCTTTGCATGGCACGGTCTACTTCCAGAAGTGGACAGTACTAGCACTGTGGAGAACAAAAATGAAGCATCGGAAAACTTAGGCCCAGTTAGGAGCGGATTGATGTCAAGACAAGGCGCCGGATGGGATGCAGCCTATAGTGTTGAAACAGATTCACAGCAGGAGGCGGGGCAGACTAGGTAG
- the RPS20 gene encoding 40S ribosomal protein S20 (EggNog:ENOG503P3VF; BUSCO:EOG09265CFP; COG:J), with the protein MSGYNKEKEFGEAPKVHKIRITLSSRKVQALEKVCSELLERAKSKDLKAKGPVRLPTKTLKIMTRKTPCGEGSKTWDLYEMRIHKRLIDLTAPTEVVKQIIINIEAGVEVEVTIAA; encoded by the exons ATGTCCGGCTacaacaaggagaaggagttcgGCGAGGCCCCCAAGGTCCACAAGATCAGAATCACTCTGTCTTCCCGCAAGGTTCAGGCCCTCGAGAAGGTCTGCTCTGAGCTCCTTGAGCGC GCCAAGTCCAAGGacctcaaggccaagggcCCCGTCCGTCTCCCCACCAAGACCCTCAAGATCATGACCCGCAAGACCCCTTGCGGTGAGGGTTCCAAGACCTGGGATCTCTACGAGATGCGCATCCACAAGCGCCTCATCGACTTGACCGCCCCCACCGAGGTCGTCAAGcagatcatcatcaacatcgagGCTggtgtcgaggtcgaggttaCCATTGCTGCTTAA
- a CDS encoding hypothetical protein (COG:I; EggNog:ENOG503Q4D9), translating to MTLPARISLPVALRPARGALTTPRVCATPSRTLTFPAAQPHFARRFHVSTNTKQRLRLTGNQSQLTGPYNTSPTLKATENETALRKEVEDLKELVAQLQEEREQLVATKGGIPNTIEPTLGEREYISQDAPLFSDAKLDAQWVKLIPAPEAEDAKLMILSRLWLRDSCNCPKCLDPDSGQKTFSTTDLPEVPATSRDNVRVRSDGSLEIIWENDPISNGESHRTVLSAGELNLLYHNNNPRIQLQPPIPRTLWDNASYADLVRSGACHIDYNDWRNNDEAFWTAFEQFTKTGLIFLKNVPQEEHSVINIANRIGPLQYTFYGWTWDVKSKPRAENVAYTNVFLGLHQDLMYHDPIPRLQLLHCLANSCEGGESLFSDGVHAALQLLNTDPEAYDILTKTDVHFGYDKGGHHYYATRKTIEADPNTGAPFITHWAPPFQTSFPAKDKNNRLRRWRDAAEKFQRLLEKEENMYEVKMKPGECVIFDNSRVLHGRREFETSTGSRWLKGTYITPQVYRAKETELMRRLNKGKPWPVDSTEERGRIWQLERDMVKQRKK from the coding sequence ATGACACTCCCGGCGCGCATTTCCCTCCCCGTCGCGCTCCGACCGGCCAGGGGTGCTCTGACGACCCCACGGGTTTGCGCAACTCCCAGCCGAACGCTCACATTTCCCGCCGCTCAGCCGCACTTCGCTCGACGCTTCCACGTATCCACGAATACCAAGCAGAGGCTCCGGTTGACAGGGAATCAGAGCCAATTGACGGGCCCCTATAATACTTCACCAACACTGAAGGCAACTGAGAATGAGACGGCGCTGCGaaaagaggtggaggatttgaaggagttggttgCCCAGTtgcaggaagagagggaacAACTTGTCGCGACAAAAGGAGGCATCCCCAACACGATCGAGCCCACTCTAGGAGAAAGAGAATACATCAGCCAGGACGCCCCCTTGTTCAGCGACGCCAAGTTGGACGCACAATGGGTCAAGCTGATTCCTGCCCCCGAGGCCGAAGACGCCAAGCTCATGATCCTCTCCCGTCTCTGGCTGCGCGATTCTTGTAACTGCCCCAAGTGCTTGGATCCAGATTCCGGCCAAAAgaccttttccaccaccgacctGCCCGAAGTCCCAGCCACAAGCCGCGACAACGTCCGCGTCCGTAGCGACGGCTCCCTCGAGATCATCTGGGAAAACGACCCCATCAGCAACGGCGAGTCCCACCGCACCGTCCTCTCCGCCGGCGAGCTCAACCTCTTgtaccacaacaacaacccccgcATCCAGctccaaccacccatcccccgAACCCTCTGGGACAACGCCTCCTACGCCGACCTAGTCCGCTCCGGGGCCTGTCACATCGACTACAACGACTGGCGCAACAACGATGAAGCCTTCTGGACTGCCTTTGAGCAATTCACCAAGACAGGGCTAATCTTCCTCAAGAACGTCCCACAAGAAGAACACTCCGTCATCAACATCGCCAACCGCATCGGTCCACTGCAGTACACCTTTTACGGCTGGACCTGGGACGTCAAGTCAAAACCACGCGCCGAGAACGTAGCTTACACCAACGTCTTTTTGGGTCTTCACCAAGACCTCATGTACCACGATCCTATCCCCCGCTTGCAACTCCTCCACTGCCTAGCCAACAGCTGCGAAGGGGGCGAGTCCCTTTTCAGTGATGGCGTCCACGCCGCACTCCAACTCTTAAACACCGACCCCGAGGCCTACGACATCCTGACCAAAACCGACGTTCACTTTGGCTACGACAAGGGAGGACACCACTACTACGCCACCCGCAAGACGATAGAAGCAGATCCCAACACCGGCGCACCGTTCATCACCCACTGGGCGCCGCCGTTCCAAACGAGCTTTCCAGCCAAGGATAAGAACAACCGGttgcggaggtggagggacGCAGCGGAGAAGTTTCAGAGGTtgctggaaaaggaggagaataTGTACGAGGTCAAGATGAAGCCAGGGGAGTGCGTAATCTTTGACAACTCGAGGGTGCTgcatgggaggagggagtttgAGACTTCTACTGGGAGCAGGTGGCTGAAGGGGACGTATATTACACCGCAGGTGTACAGAGCCAAGGAGACAgagttgatgaggaggttaAACAAGGGGAAGCCATGGCCGGTAGACTCGACCGAGGAGAGGGGTAGGATTTGGCAGTTGGAGAGGGATATGGTgaagcagaggaagaagtaG